Proteins encoded by one window of Geobacter sp. DSM 9736:
- a CDS encoding Fic family protein: MALMSENEAKELGLYTRVSEMEPMLVENGELEDLAASILEGSAALSAILPDQTRSGLQEMLRIVNSYYSNLIEGNSTHPIDIERATRKDYSGDPAKRNRQIESVAHIECQRAIESRLAAEPEVPITSPDWLCWVHKCFYDQLPDELRQVKNEETSETLEVVGGEPRERDVRVSRHVGPASAFMPRFLDRYHEVYGRRMHGISPIIATAAAHHRLMWIHPFLDGNGRVARLCTDASFRKLLKGYGVWNVSRGLARRRDAYYTALANADAPRQGDLDGRGNLSKKGLEDFIKFFLEICLDQIEYMRSVLRIDGLLDRLNGYVTLRQLGMAPYPPDAQKLRPQAAYLLQEVLIRGEVSRGDVSRITGLGDRLGRSLVSSLVKERLLVSPMPQGGLRLGFPSHAVEYYFPGLFPPTGGVA; this comes from the coding sequence ATGGCATTAATGTCGGAAAATGAAGCTAAGGAGCTCGGCCTCTACACCCGGGTCAGTGAGATGGAGCCGATGCTCGTTGAAAATGGGGAGCTGGAAGACTTGGCAGCTTCGATTCTTGAGGGCTCTGCTGCTCTCAGTGCCATCTTGCCGGACCAAACGCGGTCAGGGCTGCAAGAGATGCTACGAATCGTCAACTCCTACTACTCCAACTTGATTGAAGGGAACAGCACCCACCCTATAGATATCGAACGTGCAACAAGGAAGGACTATTCGGGAGACCCTGCCAAGCGCAACCGCCAGATAGAGAGTGTGGCTCATATCGAGTGCCAACGTGCAATCGAATCGCGCCTTGCCGCCGAACCGGAGGTACCGATCACATCACCTGATTGGCTATGCTGGGTACATAAGTGTTTCTATGACCAGTTACCGGACGAATTACGCCAGGTAAAGAACGAAGAGACCAGTGAGACGCTCGAGGTCGTCGGTGGCGAGCCCAGGGAGCGGGATGTTCGCGTGTCTCGTCATGTTGGCCCCGCAAGTGCCTTCATGCCTCGCTTTCTGGACCGATACCATGAAGTTTACGGGCGCCGGATGCACGGGATTTCCCCCATCATTGCTACCGCGGCGGCACACCACAGGCTGATGTGGATCCACCCCTTTCTTGATGGGAATGGCCGTGTCGCCAGGCTTTGTACGGATGCTTCTTTCCGCAAATTGCTCAAGGGGTACGGCGTCTGGAACGTTAGCCGCGGCCTTGCCCGGCGGCGAGATGCCTATTATACGGCTCTCGCCAATGCTGATGCCCCCCGGCAAGGAGATCTTGATGGCCGTGGGAATCTGTCCAAAAAAGGCCTGGAAGACTTCATAAAGTTCTTCCTGGAAATATGCCTGGACCAGATTGAGTACATGCGAAGCGTGCTGCGTATCGACGGACTGCTTGACCGCTTGAACGGCTATGTCACCCTTCGCCAATTAGGAATGGCGCCCTACCCTCCTGATGCGCAGAAGCTCCGCCCACAGGCTGCATATCTGTTACAGGAAGTCCTGATTCGTGGGGAGGTTTCTCGCGGTGACGTAAGCCGGATTACGGGACTCGGTGATCGCCTTGGGCGCAGCCTGGTTTCATCTCTCGTCAAGGAGCGGCTGTTAGTCTCTCCCATGCCGCAAGGGGGGCTCCGCCTCGGATTTCCGTCACACGCTGTCGAGTATTACTTCCCGGGCCTGTTCCCACCAACTGGCGGTGTAGCTTGA
- the ltrA gene encoding group II intron reverse transcriptase/maturase: MSFHDTVNPNGGVPMERVVEPQTPEQHLLERILSTENMELAWKRVRANKGAPGVDGTTIEDFPDRFRPFWADIRASLAAGSYHPKPVLRVEIPKPTGGTRPLGIPIVLDRLIQQSIAQVLTPIFDPDFSGSSFGFRPGRSAHDAVRQLREYLRQGYRIAVDIDLAKFFDTVNHDLLMTMVGRKVRDKRVLALIGRYLRAGVEVDGRLEKTRMGVPQGGPLSPLLANILLDHLDKELEKRGHKFVRYADDFVILVKSERAGERVMESVRHYLTHQLKLTVNEDKSKVAKSGDISFLGFVFKGTKILWSDKVYKEFRRRVRKYTGRSWFVSMEYRLNKLSTYIRGWMGYFGISEAYHYIPEIDSWIRRRVRLCYWKQWRWCRTKIRNLLKLGVQLGTSIRAGLNRGGPWAMSRRLAAQHGMTNQWLKDQGLVSVKELWVKAHYPVTAR, translated from the coding sequence ATGAGCTTTCACGACACAGTGAACCCGAATGGGGGAGTGCCGATGGAGCGCGTCGTTGAACCGCAAACTCCGGAGCAGCACCTACTGGAGCGGATTCTGTCCACAGAGAACATGGAACTGGCGTGGAAACGGGTACGAGCCAACAAGGGCGCACCCGGCGTCGATGGTACCACCATCGAAGATTTCCCCGACCGCTTCCGGCCTTTCTGGGCCGACATCCGTGCATCGCTTGCAGCAGGTAGTTACCACCCTAAGCCGGTCCTTCGGGTGGAGATACCGAAACCGACGGGCGGCACCCGTCCGCTGGGTATCCCCATCGTGCTCGACCGGCTGATCCAGCAATCCATTGCCCAGGTGCTCACACCGATCTTTGATCCCGACTTCTCCGGGTCAAGTTTCGGTTTCCGCCCCGGCCGCTCGGCGCACGATGCCGTGCGGCAGCTGCGGGAGTATCTCCGGCAGGGCTACCGCATTGCCGTGGACATCGACCTTGCCAAGTTCTTCGACACGGTCAATCACGACCTCCTCATGACGATGGTGGGGAGGAAGGTCCGCGATAAACGCGTTCTCGCCCTGATCGGCAGATATCTCAGAGCCGGGGTGGAAGTTGACGGGCGGCTGGAAAAGACCCGCATGGGAGTTCCCCAGGGCGGTCCTCTTTCTCCGCTTCTTGCCAACATCCTCCTCGACCACCTGGACAAGGAGCTTGAGAAACGTGGCCACAAGTTCGTCCGCTACGCCGACGACTTCGTCATTCTCGTGAAGAGCGAGCGCGCAGGCGAACGGGTCATGGAGAGCGTGAGGCACTATCTCACGCACCAGCTCAAGCTCACGGTCAACGAAGACAAGAGCAAGGTCGCCAAAAGCGGCGACATCAGCTTTCTTGGCTTCGTCTTCAAGGGAACCAAAATCCTCTGGTCTGACAAGGTATACAAGGAGTTCCGGCGCCGCGTCAGGAAATACACCGGAAGAAGCTGGTTCGTCTCCATGGAGTACCGGCTGAACAAGCTGTCAACCTACATCCGCGGCTGGATGGGGTACTTCGGTATATCTGAGGCGTACCACTATATCCCGGAAATAGACAGCTGGATACGGCGCAGGGTGCGGCTGTGCTACTGGAAACAGTGGCGGTGGTGCCGCACCAAGATTCGGAACCTGCTCAAACTCGGAGTTCAGCTTGGGACTTCCATAAGAGCAGGGCTGAATCGTGGCGGCCCGTGGGCCATGTCCCGCAGGCTTGCCGCGCAGCACGGTATGACCAACCAGTGGCTGAAGGATCAAGGTCTTGTATCTGTCAAAGAACTGTGGGTGAAGGCTCATTACCCGGTTACGGCCCGGTAG
- a CDS encoding diguanylate cyclase: protein MTTSYHKEMSLKNWQNMFKDIYYPAQNYGRSKFEILAYLFKTVGTCSYYLFRVQDSQKTQEYVSKIFSWYCALATRMEVDLEDAIWQKYPLVCPRCLLRKCECSSSPVPVDPVKLSMISLENSHNRPESLRDWQTMFGQLYRGPNGVANIPHSRERLALIYTRIVEEIGEVSESMRLDPVVDADARLILKNEIADLGAWIFSLANNLHCMDSTANGANLADLLWRLYPGKCNRCNEPKCACIRGAYSIELAEKGAMSPSHWDDLTGLANKKALKTYVNYASREFANGDYSWSIIFLDLDDFGEINKTHSHQIGDEILREAAKRMERIVDKSGIVFRRGGEEFVIVLRQRNDQALITAELVRRKLEYKSFKTESVSDGVIINVTASLGVASCTTDATAPEHLENIAESRSREAKKAGKNCVVPAPSQESLRLARLA, encoded by the coding sequence ATGACTACATCTTACCACAAGGAAATGTCTCTTAAAAATTGGCAGAATATGTTCAAAGACATTTACTATCCTGCACAGAATTATGGGCGTTCTAAATTTGAAATTTTAGCTTATCTATTTAAAACTGTTGGCACATGCTCATACTATCTATTTCGTGTACAGGATTCACAAAAAACTCAGGAATATGTATCTAAAATTTTTTCTTGGTATTGTGCATTAGCAACACGTATGGAAGTTGACTTGGAGGATGCTATCTGGCAGAAGTATCCTCTTGTCTGTCCACGTTGTTTACTTAGAAAGTGTGAATGTTCAAGCAGTCCTGTTCCGGTTGACCCTGTGAAACTTTCAATGATATCACTTGAAAATTCACATAATCGACCAGAAAGCCTAAGAGATTGGCAAACCATGTTCGGCCAACTTTATAGGGGACCAAATGGAGTTGCGAACATACCTCATTCTAGAGAGAGACTAGCATTAATATATACTAGGATTGTTGAGGAGATCGGTGAGGTTTCTGAATCCATGCGACTTGATCCAGTTGTTGATGCTGATGCACGCCTAATATTGAAAAACGAAATTGCGGATTTAGGAGCCTGGATATTTTCTTTGGCTAACAACCTTCATTGCATGGATTCAACAGCAAACGGTGCCAATTTAGCGGATTTATTATGGAGATTATATCCAGGGAAGTGCAATAGATGCAATGAACCCAAATGTGCCTGTATTCGTGGAGCCTATTCTATCGAGTTAGCAGAAAAGGGGGCCATGTCACCATCACATTGGGATGATTTGACAGGACTTGCGAATAAAAAAGCGTTGAAGACCTATGTCAACTATGCTTCCAGGGAATTTGCAAACGGTGACTATTCATGGTCAATTATTTTCCTGGACTTAGATGATTTTGGGGAAATAAACAAGACTCATAGTCACCAAATAGGAGATGAAATATTAAGAGAAGCAGCTAAACGTATGGAGCGAATAGTAGATAAGAGCGGTATAGTATTTCGAAGAGGCGGAGAAGAGTTTGTTATAGTTTTACGGCAGAGAAATGATCAAGCATTAATCACTGCAGAGTTAGTAAGGAGAAAACTTGAATATAAGTCTTTCAAAACAGAATCTGTATCTGATGGTGTTATTATTAATGTCACAGCTTCGTTAGGTGTAGCATCATGTACAACTGATGCTACAGCGCCTGAACACCTTGAAAATATAGCTGAATCAAGATCAAGAGAGGCAAAAAAAGCTGGGAAAAATTGCGTGGTTCCAGCACCATCCCAAGAGAGTTTGAGGCTAGCTCGTTTAGCCTAG